aagataggggggggggggtcattccaaagtttcagatttgggaccgtcacgaaaagaggtcaggaagtacgAGTCAGCAGTTTAAAAACGTATTCTGGATATTTTGGTATGAGTCGATCAAAAAACTCTCTAAGATTCTttacaactattgtaaacaattgattAATGCAttttaactattgaaaaattcaatttcgccAGCCTATGTTGAAATTGCACTTCAACAGtatattgcctacattttggctATTATAGCCATACTGCATGAACATgcataaaatgttgatgatcAAATTTTGCATCCACTATCGCACTATACGcaattctacgttcaatttgcggtcgTATATTTGATACAACCCTCCACTTTTTTCATACCATGACTTCTCAGCAAAGATGGCTAGAAGTTTCTGCTTGCCATCTTTGTTTGCAGCAATAGTTAGACAGAAATGAAAGCTGAGACATCTAGTTTCAAAAccattttaattcatatttgttATATTGAATTGCATTTACTAATAACATTTGTAACTGTACGAATGTAGTGTACATAGCCAAACCTATCAACGGTACAAATAGTCAGCATTGATGTTCGACGCGATTTCGGACTCCCATTTATCGCCATTACACAGCAACTTTTCTTTGTTGTACAGAAGTTCCTCGTGAGTTTCGGTTGAAAACTCGAAATTCGGACCCTCCACTATGGCATCGACTGGACACGCTTCCTGAAAATTTAGAAACCGGTATGAGTTTTAGTCGATATGCCGCTTGATCTACAATTATTTCTTACTTGACAGAATCCACAGTAGATACACTTGGTCATGTCAATATCGTAACGGGTGGTCCTCCGACTTCCATCGGCACGTTCTTCAGCCTCAATGGTAATCGCCTGCGCCGGGCAAATCGCTTCGCATAGTTTACAGGCAATGCACCGTTCCTCACCGCTCGGATAACGACGCAACGCATGCTCCCCGCGGAAACGAGGACTCAGCGGTCCTTTCTCGAACGGATAGTTAATGGTGGCCGGTTCCTTGAAGATCTGGCCCAATGTAACGGCAGCACCACGGAACAGTTCGGTCCAGAAAATGGTCTGCGCGGCACGGTCCGTAATATCGCTCATCTCCATGCTAGGCTCAGCGTTGTTGACGTAATAGTATTCTTGTGGTTTTATGGTGGTTGCCTTAGCGGCACTGGTGTAGGAGCGGCCGGCCATCGGCATGCCCGGACGGACTATCCGGCTGCCTGCGTGAGAAAATTCACATTTAAACTTGCATCGAAAAACAAATGAGAGAAACAAGTACTTACTCTGTTTGGCCAGGGAGAAAATTTTTACGACCGACATGTCGATGCGGCGAACTGCGCAGCGGAAAATGGAAGAAATTCGGATTTTTCCGATAATTCGTACCACCAGCAACTTTTTCCTGACCAAAATCGTAATGAATTTGACAGATTTGTTTGTTATTACGTAAGTTTGGTAGCGTTCTTAGCAATCATTAATGGATTGGTAACCAATGATAACATCGCGCGCATGAGTTTTCAAAGTGTCAGGTTGAAGTTCTGAGTTACATAGAACAGGTAGTGATTGAACGAGCACTGAGCTTGTTTTAAATGTTCAAAATACTTGCAATTTGCAACGTAGCAAACATTCTGCAAAATTGATATTTCCTATTCAGAAGTATAATAtgatattattattgaaataaGGCACAGACGTTATATTTATGCACATATACTGAGCTATCTCTATTATAGCTAATTCTATTATGTTCAGTCATGATGATGGACTattcgaaatattcagaatcAACTCTATACAAGCACATAATACGTTGAACCAAACCTGTGATAAGGGTTCATTGATATCGCTCTGATGCGGTCACACATTGATAACATTCCAAGCCCCAagaagccattttatga
The nucleotide sequence above comes from Armigeres subalbatus isolate Guangzhou_Male chromosome 3, GZ_Asu_2, whole genome shotgun sequence. Encoded proteins:
- the LOC134228167 gene encoding NADH-ubiquinone oxidoreductase subunit 8; this encodes MSVVKIFSLAKQSSRIVRPGMPMAGRSYTSAAKATTIKPQEYYYVNNAEPSMEMSDITDRAAQTIFWTELFRGAAVTLGQIFKEPATINYPFEKGPLSPRFRGEHALRRYPSGEERCIACKLCEAICPAQAITIEAEERADGSRRTTRYDIDMTKCIYCGFCQEACPVDAIVEGPNFEFSTETHEELLYNKEKLLCNGDKWESEIASNINADYLYR